In the genome of Candidatus Palauibacter polyketidifaciens, one region contains:
- a CDS encoding lysylphosphatidylglycerol synthase transmembrane domain-containing protein — protein sequence MRGRLTVLIGVLVSVALLVWALRDVSAAELLRHLGEANVWLLIAATVVATLTFNLRAIRWDILLRASNGHLPFGSRYAAVCIGFMANNVLPGRLGEFARAYSLSRITPVPLSAALASLVVERLLDAIVLMVFLVPAFFIVGVDEAASGTLRDLFTVGVILVSASLLALALLVRSPDRFLRLAATWFHRVAPDRVADRVMDVLSAFVDGLGALRHAHVFARAMLWSFAVWAWNAFSFFLGFLAFGILTPGFLGALVLQTTISFAVAIPSTPGFFGPFETAARVALELHHIEPARIISFAAGYHILTFLPITVLGIWYMRRLGISRKEFGRGKPPAPEPSPPETSA from the coding sequence GTGAGAGGCCGTCTCACAGTCCTCATCGGCGTCCTCGTCTCCGTCGCGCTCCTCGTCTGGGCGCTGCGGGACGTCTCGGCCGCCGAACTCCTGAGGCACCTGGGCGAGGCGAACGTCTGGCTCCTGATCGCCGCGACGGTCGTCGCCACGCTCACCTTCAACCTCCGGGCGATCCGGTGGGATATCCTCCTCCGCGCCTCGAACGGACACCTGCCGTTCGGTTCGCGCTACGCGGCCGTGTGCATCGGCTTTATGGCGAACAACGTCCTGCCCGGCCGGCTCGGAGAGTTCGCCCGCGCCTACTCGCTGTCGCGGATCACCCCCGTGCCCCTGAGCGCCGCGCTCGCCTCGCTCGTCGTGGAGCGCCTGCTCGACGCGATCGTGCTCATGGTGTTTCTCGTCCCCGCCTTCTTCATCGTCGGGGTCGACGAAGCCGCTTCCGGGACGCTGCGGGACCTGTTCACAGTGGGCGTCATCCTCGTCTCCGCGAGCCTGCTTGCGCTCGCGCTGCTCGTCCGCTCTCCGGATCGCTTCCTCCGGCTCGCGGCCACATGGTTCCACCGGGTCGCGCCCGACCGCGTCGCCGACCGGGTCATGGACGTGCTTTCCGCGTTCGTGGACGGCCTCGGGGCGCTGCGCCACGCGCACGTCTTCGCCCGCGCGATGCTGTGGTCGTTCGCCGTGTGGGCCTGGAACGCCTTCTCGTTCTTCCTCGGCTTCCTCGCCTTCGGGATCCTCACGCCCGGGTTCCTCGGCGCGCTCGTCCTCCAGACGACGATCAGCTTCGCCGTCGCGATCCCGTCGACGCCGGGGTTCTTCGGACCGTTCGAGACCGCGGCCCGCGTCGCGCTCGAACTCCACCACATCGAGCCCGCGAGAATCATCAGCTTCGCCGCGGGATACCACATCCTCACCTTCCTGCCGATCACGGTGCTGGGGATCTGGTACATGCGACGCCTGGGGATCAGCCGGAAGGAATTCGGGCGGGGCAAGCCGCCGGCCCCGGAGCCCTCGCCCCCGGAGACCTCGGCGTGA
- a CDS encoding replication-associated recombination protein A — translation MTDEPSLFPEAEPREAEPHAAPADAGGPGAARSRDAGLADSPLAARMRPRTLAEFVGQPKLVGESRPLRQLIESGRVPSLIFWGPPGTGKTTLAGLLASRMEATFIPFSAVTDGIPRVRRVLEEAKARRAATGRGTVLFVDEIHRFNRAQQDALLPHVERGAITLIGATTENPSFEVVGPLLSRTRVFVLEPLAPEDVAEICARALRDRERGLGDAGLSIDEDALARLGTESDGDARRALNALETAADLAGVDGVPAVSEDHVAAALQKRFARYDKSGEEHFNLISALHKAVRGSDADAALYWLARMLDGGEDPMYLARRIVRMAAEDIGLADPGALAVTIAARDAYHFLGSPEGDLALAQAVTYLAIAPKSNAVYQAFGGAARAARETPAEPVPFHIRNAPTRLMKELGYGSGYRYDHNEEDGVAAQSYLPESLRGRRWYDPVERGWEVNARRRLEAIRGSRARAAAEARPGGEAGTGTDTETMEEHRSTE, via the coding sequence ATGACAGACGAGCCGAGCCTGTTCCCCGAGGCGGAACCGCGCGAGGCGGAACCGCACGCCGCGCCGGCGGACGCCGGTGGGCCGGGGGCCGCCCGGTCCCGGGACGCGGGCCTGGCCGACTCGCCGCTCGCCGCCCGCATGCGCCCGCGCACGCTGGCGGAGTTCGTTGGACAGCCGAAGCTCGTCGGCGAGAGCCGGCCCCTGCGCCAGCTCATCGAGAGCGGGCGCGTCCCGAGCCTCATCTTCTGGGGTCCGCCCGGCACGGGTAAGACCACCCTCGCCGGGCTGCTCGCCAGCCGGATGGAGGCCACGTTCATCCCCTTCTCCGCCGTGACCGATGGGATCCCCCGCGTCCGCCGCGTCCTGGAGGAAGCGAAGGCGCGCCGCGCCGCGACCGGCCGGGGCACCGTCCTCTTCGTCGATGAGATCCACCGCTTCAACCGGGCGCAGCAGGATGCCCTCCTCCCGCACGTCGAGCGCGGCGCCATCACCCTCATCGGGGCCACGACGGAGAACCCCAGCTTCGAGGTCGTCGGCCCGCTCCTCTCCCGCACGCGGGTCTTCGTCCTCGAACCGCTGGCGCCGGAAGACGTCGCGGAGATCTGCGCCCGCGCGCTGCGCGACCGGGAGCGTGGACTCGGAGACGCGGGCCTCTCCATCGACGAGGACGCCCTGGCCCGGCTCGGGACCGAATCGGACGGGGACGCCCGCCGCGCCCTGAACGCCCTCGAGACGGCGGCGGACCTGGCCGGCGTGGACGGTGTCCCCGCGGTCTCCGAGGATCACGTGGCGGCGGCGCTCCAGAAACGGTTCGCGCGGTACGACAAGTCGGGCGAGGAGCACTTCAACCTCATCTCCGCCCTGCACAAGGCCGTGCGCGGCTCGGACGCGGACGCCGCGCTCTACTGGCTCGCGCGGATGCTCGACGGCGGCGAGGATCCCATGTACCTCGCCCGCCGCATCGTGCGCATGGCCGCCGAGGACATTGGACTCGCGGATCCCGGCGCGCTGGCGGTCACGATCGCGGCGCGGGACGCGTACCACTTTCTCGGCAGCCCCGAGGGAGATCTGGCGCTGGCCCAGGCGGTCACGTACCTGGCCATCGCCCCGAAATCGAACGCGGTCTACCAGGCCTTCGGCGGTGCCGCCCGCGCGGCGCGCGAAACGCCGGCCGAGCCCGTCCCGTTCCATATCCGGAACGCGCCCACGCGGCTCATGAAGGAACTCGGATACGGATCGGGGTATCGCTACGATCACAACGAGGAAGACGGCGTGGCCGCCCAGTCCTACCTTCCCGAGTCGCTGCGCGGACGCCGCTGGTACGATCCGGTCGAGCGCGGCTGGGAGGTGAACGCGAGGCGCCGGCTCGAAGCGATTCGCGGCAGCCGGGCGCGGGCCGCGGCGGAAGCGCGTCCCGGGGGAGAGGCGGGAACCGGGACGGACACCGAGACGATGGAGGAGCATCGATCGACAGAGTGA
- a CDS encoding pyridoxine 5'-phosphate synthase has product MANSSFSHLVDCRLCVNIDHVATVRQARGTDEPDPVRAAVLAELGGANGITVHLREDRRHIQDRDVELLLQTVRTFVNLELAAEEEVLALAERWRPAQATLVPEKREELTTEGGLDLSADPARIAAAVARLQGAGIRTSLFIDPDPAAVDGSAEAGAAAIELHTGEYANAPDQANADRELARLEDAAARAEAAGLGVHAGHGLTYENVQPVAAIAECEELNIGHSIVSRSVLVGLERAVLEMSELVREARG; this is encoded by the coding sequence ATGGCGAACAGCAGCTTCTCGCATCTGGTCGACTGCCGGCTCTGCGTGAACATCGATCACGTGGCGACGGTCCGGCAGGCGCGCGGCACGGACGAACCCGACCCGGTGCGGGCCGCCGTGCTCGCCGAACTGGGCGGAGCGAACGGGATCACCGTGCACCTCCGCGAGGACCGCCGGCACATCCAGGACCGCGACGTGGAACTGCTGCTGCAGACCGTCCGCACGTTCGTGAACCTCGAACTCGCGGCCGAGGAGGAGGTGCTTGCCCTCGCCGAACGGTGGCGGCCGGCCCAGGCCACGCTCGTCCCCGAGAAGAGGGAGGAACTCACGACGGAGGGCGGACTGGACCTGTCCGCCGATCCGGCCCGCATCGCCGCCGCCGTGGCGCGGCTGCAGGGCGCCGGGATCCGCACGTCGCTCTTCATTGACCCCGACCCCGCGGCCGTCGACGGCTCGGCCGAGGCGGGCGCCGCCGCGATCGAACTCCACACCGGCGAGTACGCCAACGCCCCGGACCAGGCGAACGCCGATCGCGAACTCGCGCGGCTGGAGGATGCCGCGGCCCGGGCCGAGGCCGCCGGCCTCGGCGTGCACGCCGGACACGGGCTCACCTATGAGAACGTGCAGCCGGTGGCGGCGATCGCCGAGTGCGAGGAACTGAACATCGGCCACTCGATCGTGAGCCGCTCGGTGCTCGTGGGGCTGGAGCGCGCGGTGCTCGAGATGTCGGAACTCGTGCGCGAGGCGCGCGGGTGA
- the hflX gene encoding GTPase HflX has protein sequence MTSDRVAERAILVGAPPLDMPQETVDEHLEELARLAGTAGADVRGAVVQRLRKPNASTFIGKGKVERLGRTLREHDATLAIFDEELTPAQGANLEAALGVRALDRTELILDIFALRARTSEAKLQVELAQLQYLRTRLKRMWTHLSREGGGIGARGPGEQQIETDRRLIDRRLARLRRKLDHIARARVTQRRARSEQFTVALTGYTNAGKSSILRALSGSDVFVEDRLFATVDSATRVCDLEGPGPILLTDTVGFIRKLPHHLVASFRATMEELAEADLLLHVIDASSPSRDEQREAVEGVLAAAGVADRPVIEVFNKVDRLTHEEERALRERAAAGGRPHVLTSIMEQDGLKPLQEALQAAMRARLETVRVSLPAGDGARLAEAYREGEVLERAYEAGCVVIVARVPAGVAGRWRESGLAVERADAA, from the coding sequence GTGACGTCGGACCGGGTGGCGGAACGCGCGATTCTCGTGGGCGCGCCGCCCCTCGATATGCCCCAGGAGACGGTGGACGAACACCTCGAGGAACTCGCCCGCCTCGCGGGCACGGCGGGAGCCGATGTCCGGGGCGCGGTCGTCCAGCGCCTGCGCAAGCCGAACGCCTCGACCTTCATCGGCAAGGGGAAGGTCGAACGCCTGGGGCGGACGCTCCGGGAGCACGACGCGACGCTCGCCATCTTCGACGAGGAACTCACGCCCGCCCAGGGCGCGAATCTCGAAGCGGCGCTCGGCGTGCGCGCGCTCGACCGGACCGAACTCATCCTCGACATCTTCGCGCTCCGGGCCAGGACCTCGGAGGCGAAGCTCCAGGTCGAACTCGCCCAGCTCCAGTACCTGCGGACGCGGTTGAAGCGGATGTGGACCCACCTCTCGCGGGAGGGCGGCGGCATCGGCGCGCGTGGGCCCGGAGAGCAGCAGATTGAGACGGACCGCCGGCTCATCGACCGGCGCCTCGCCCGTCTGCGGCGCAAGCTCGACCACATTGCCCGGGCGCGCGTCACGCAGCGCCGGGCGCGAAGCGAGCAGTTCACCGTGGCGCTCACGGGTTATACGAACGCGGGTAAATCCTCCATCCTGCGCGCGCTCTCGGGCTCGGACGTCTTCGTGGAGGACCGGCTGTTCGCGACGGTGGACTCGGCGACCCGGGTTTGCGATCTCGAAGGTCCGGGTCCGATCCTCCTCACGGACACGGTGGGGTTCATCCGGAAGCTGCCGCATCATCTCGTGGCGTCGTTCCGGGCGACGATGGAGGAACTCGCCGAGGCCGACCTCCTGCTGCACGTGATCGACGCCTCGTCGCCGAGCCGGGATGAGCAGCGCGAGGCCGTGGAGGGGGTGCTGGCGGCGGCCGGCGTCGCGGACCGCCCGGTGATCGAGGTCTTCAACAAGGTCGACCGGCTCACGCACGAGGAGGAGCGGGCGCTGCGCGAGCGGGCCGCGGCGGGCGGGCGGCCTCACGTCCTGACTTCGATCATGGAACAGGATGGGCTGAAGCCGCTGCAGGAGGCTCTTCAGGCCGCGATGCGGGCCCGCCTCGAGACGGTACGGGTGAGCCTGCCCGCCGGGGACGGTGCGCGGCTCGCCGAGGCGTATCGGGAGGGGGAGGTGCTGGAGCGCGCGTACGAAGCCGGGTGCGTGGTCATCGTGGCCCGCGTGCCCGCCGGGGTGGCCGGCCGCTGGCGCGAGAGCGGCCTGGCCGTGGAGCGGGCCGACGCCGCCTGA
- a CDS encoding SDR family NAD(P)-dependent oxidoreductase, giving the protein MTFTVPGLPGLAGKRVLVTGGSRGIGRAAVRCLAASGASVGVAYHRAEAEGRSAVEEAYSLAPDGRHWCAGADLADPAECRPLFERADAEFGGLDGFVGNAGIWNVDARPLESLEADEWRRMIETNLTSIYASTREAALRLQAGGRIVLVSSTASQRGEAEHSHYAASKGAINAFCKSVATELGPRSINVNAVAPGWVDTDMSSPALQGEAGQAALALIPLGRVATAEDIAGPICFLLSDAARHITGEILNVNGGSVLCG; this is encoded by the coding sequence ATGACATTCACGGTGCCGGGGTTGCCCGGTCTCGCGGGCAAGCGCGTGCTCGTCACCGGAGGTTCGCGCGGCATCGGACGCGCCGCCGTGCGGTGCCTCGCGGCGTCGGGCGCGTCCGTCGGCGTCGCCTACCACCGAGCGGAGGCCGAGGGGCGGAGCGCGGTCGAAGAGGCGTATTCGCTCGCCCCGGACGGGCGCCACTGGTGCGCCGGTGCGGACCTGGCCGACCCCGCGGAGTGTCGGCCGCTGTTCGAGCGCGCCGACGCCGAGTTCGGCGGACTCGATGGGTTCGTGGGCAACGCCGGCATCTGGAACGTTGACGCGCGGCCCCTCGAGTCGCTTGAGGCGGACGAGTGGCGACGGATGATCGAGACGAACCTCACGTCGATCTACGCGAGCACGCGGGAAGCGGCGCTGCGCCTGCAGGCGGGTGGGAGAATCGTCCTCGTCTCCTCGACGGCGTCGCAGCGGGGAGAGGCGGAGCACAGCCACTACGCCGCGTCGAAGGGCGCGATCAACGCCTTCTGCAAGTCGGTGGCGACCGAACTCGGTCCGAGGTCGATCAACGTGAACGCCGTCGCCCCCGGCTGGGTCGACACGGACATGTCTTCGCCGGCGCTCCAGGGAGAGGCCGGGCAGGCCGCGCTGGCCCTCATTCCGCTCGGGCGGGTCGCCACGGCTGAGGACATCGCCGGGCCCATCTGCTTCCTCCTCTCCGACGCGGCCCGGCACATCACGGGAGAGATCCTCAACGTGAACGGCGGCAGCGTGCTGTGCGGCTGA